A window from Bdellovibrionales bacterium encodes these proteins:
- a CDS encoding pirin family protein: protein MKKLLFSRKNEQRHWVGDGFPVRSIFTYNDLAKEISPFLLMDYAGPATFPPTNERKGVGEHPHRGFETVTIVYSGEVEHRDSAGGGGLIGPGDVQWMTAASGLVHEEFHGPEFAKRGGNFEMVQLWVNLPRKDKMSKPRYQGLKDANIPAVALPDGAGTLRVIAGNYQDAKGPGMTFTPINLWDLNLKAGHKVTLKVPAGHTATAFVLSGKIEVGTEAIGEAALAVFERDGDELTFKVLEDTKLLFMGGEPIEEPIVGYGPFVMNSIGEIKQAFIDFEEGRMGSFGSISGSEN from the coding sequence ATGAAGAAACTATTATTCTCTCGAAAAAATGAACAACGCCACTGGGTTGGCGATGGGTTCCCCGTCCGCTCAATCTTTACTTATAATGATTTGGCCAAAGAGATTTCGCCATTTCTGTTAATGGATTACGCGGGCCCGGCAACCTTCCCGCCGACGAATGAACGTAAAGGCGTTGGTGAGCATCCTCACCGCGGCTTTGAAACCGTGACGATAGTCTATTCAGGCGAAGTGGAGCATCGCGATTCCGCTGGCGGTGGAGGTCTCATTGGTCCCGGTGACGTGCAATGGATGACGGCGGCTTCGGGCCTTGTACATGAAGAGTTCCATGGTCCCGAGTTCGCAAAACGCGGCGGCAACTTTGAGATGGTACAGCTTTGGGTGAACTTGCCAAGAAAAGATAAAATGTCAAAACCTCGCTATCAAGGTTTGAAAGATGCGAACATTCCGGCAGTAGCCCTGCCTGATGGCGCCGGAACTTTGCGCGTGATTGCTGGAAACTATCAAGACGCCAAAGGCCCCGGCATGACATTTACTCCGATCAATCTTTGGGACTTGAACTTGAAAGCTGGTCACAAAGTCACTTTGAAAGTTCCTGCCGGTCACACCGCAACGGCGTTTGTCTTAAGTGGCAAAATCGAAGTCGGTACTGAAGCGATTGGCGAAGCAGCCCTCGCGGTGTTTGAACGCGACGGCGACGAGCTCACGTTCAAAGTCCTTGAAGACACGAAGTTGCTCTTCATGGGAGGAGAGCCGATTGAAGAACCGATTGTCGGCTATGGCCCGTTTGTCATGAACTCCATCGGCGAAATCAAGCAAGCCTTCATCGATTTCGAAGAAGGACGCATGGGATCTTTTGGCTCGATCAGCGGATCTGAAAACTAA